One stretch of Methanobacterium veterum DNA includes these proteins:
- a CDS encoding phenylacetate--CoA ligase family protein, which translates to MIWNKEAECMSENDKEALQLKRLQAVVKRAYENVPYYRKRFDEAGVKPEDIKTLKDIEKLPFTTKTDLRDAYPFGMFAVPEDDIVEVHTTSGTTGKPTVSGYTVNDLDLWGEVIARALGMAGAGKKDIIQNAYGYGLFTGGMGVHYGAQKIGATVVPISAGNTMRQLEIMEDFGSTVLTCTPSYALYLGEMAEREGISRESIKLKAGVFGAEMWTEEMRNEIEKRLNLTALNIYGLTEVIGPGVAMECEDKNGLHISDDHFYPEIVDSKTLETLPEGEKGELVLTTLTREGMPVIRFRTKDVTALRKGKCSCGRTLIKMDRITGRTDDMLKIRGVIVFPSQIEKALLKIEDLEPHYQIVVTRPQHLDELEVQVETSEKFFSDEVKHVEEVKKMIEDRIHSEIGLRVNVTLVEPQSLPRSEGKAVRVIDKREI; encoded by the coding sequence ATGATCTGGAATAAAGAAGCAGAGTGCATGTCAGAAAATGATAAAGAAGCACTACAACTTAAAAGACTACAAGCCGTTGTAAAAAGAGCATATGAAAATGTTCCATATTACAGAAAGCGTTTTGATGAAGCAGGTGTTAAGCCAGAAGATATTAAAACTCTTAAAGATATTGAAAAACTTCCATTTACCACTAAAACTGATTTAAGGGATGCTTACCCATTTGGAATGTTTGCAGTTCCTGAAGATGATATAGTGGAAGTGCATACCACTTCTGGAACAACAGGAAAACCAACAGTTTCAGGATACACGGTAAACGATCTGGATTTATGGGGAGAAGTTATTGCACGCGCTTTAGGAATGGCTGGAGCTGGAAAAAAAGATATAATTCAAAATGCTTATGGATACGGACTTTTTACAGGCGGAATGGGAGTACATTATGGTGCACAAAAAATAGGGGCTACTGTAGTTCCTATTTCGGCTGGAAATACTATGAGACAGCTTGAAATTATGGAAGATTTTGGATCAACTGTACTAACATGCACGCCGTCATATGCACTTTATCTGGGTGAAATGGCTGAAAGAGAAGGAATCAGCAGAGAATCAATAAAATTAAAAGCAGGGGTATTTGGGGCAGAGATGTGGACTGAAGAAATGAGGAACGAGATAGAAAAACGGCTTAATCTCACTGCACTTAATATTTACGGGTTGACTGAGGTAATTGGCCCGGGTGTGGCTATGGAATGTGAGGATAAAAACGGACTGCACATATCTGACGACCATTTCTACCCTGAAATTGTTGATTCTAAAACACTTGAAACATTACCTGAAGGAGAAAAGGGAGAGCTTGTCTTAACAACATTAACAAGAGAAGGCATGCCTGTAATTCGTTTCCGTACAAAGGATGTTACAGCTTTAAGAAAGGGAAAATGTTCCTGCGGAAGGACACTTATCAAAATGGATAGAATCACAGGACGTACTGACGACATGCTTAAAATCAGAGGAGTAATTGTATTCCCATCACAGATTGAAAAAGCGCTGCTTAAAATCGAAGATCTTGAACCGCACTACCAGATTGTGGTTACAAGGCCGCAGCACCTTGACGAACTTGAAGTTCAGGTTGAAACATCTGAAAAGTTCTTCTCAGATGAAGTGAAGCATGTAGAAGAAGTTAAAAAGATGATAGAGGATCGTATTCACAGTGAAATCGGGCTTAGAGTTAATGTGACTCTTGTTGAACCACAATCACTTCCAAGAAGCGAAGGTAAAGCTGTTAGGGTTATTGATAAAAGGGAAATTTAA
- a CDS encoding class I SAM-dependent methyltransferase, with translation MTSLLKQYSDSSNFMARVELNRRFGTNPYKWTLWLFDQIQFKKDARVLELGCGNGILWKSNLQNIPEDAQILLSDFSEGMLDDAKLAFGGAAERFEYEVIDAEQIPHPDNSFDVVIANLMLYHVPDRKKAISEISRVLKSDGVLYATTFGLNYMKELSDLVTNYDKNANCSLEPVARAFGLENGEKQLSESFGDIKLVKYEDGLEVTEAEPLVNYVLSFTRVKNVINGDKIIDFEDYVTNILSENGKIQIEKKSGMFIAKNPY, from the coding sequence ATGACCTCACTTTTAAAACAGTATTCAGATTCAAGTAATTTTATGGCAAGGGTTGAATTAAACAGGCGATTTGGGACAAACCCCTATAAATGGACATTATGGTTATTTGATCAGATTCAATTTAAAAAAGACGCTAGAGTACTTGAGCTTGGATGTGGAAATGGAATCTTATGGAAATCAAACCTACAGAATATACCTGAAGATGCACAAATCCTACTTTCTGATTTTTCAGAAGGGATGCTTGATGATGCTAAACTCGCTTTTGGTGGTGCTGCAGAAAGGTTCGAATATGAGGTAATAGATGCAGAGCAGATTCCACACCCAGATAATTCATTTGATGTGGTTATTGCAAACCTTATGCTTTACCATGTTCCTGACAGGAAAAAAGCAATATCTGAAATTAGCAGAGTTTTAAAGAGTGATGGTGTGCTTTATGCAACTACTTTTGGCCTAAATTATATGAAAGAATTGAGTGATCTGGTAACTAATTATGATAAAAACGCTAACTGTTCATTGGAACCAGTTGCACGTGCATTTGGTCTTGAAAATGGAGAAAAACAGTTAAGTGAATCTTTTGGGGATATAAAGCTCGTAAAATATGAAGATGGTCTGGAAGTAACCGAAGCTGAACCTTTAGTAAACTATGTTCTTTCATTTACAAGGGTTAAAAATGTTATAAATGGTGATAAAATAATTGATTTTGAGGACTATGTTACAAATATTTTAAGTGAAAATGGTAAAATCCAAATTGAGAAAAAATCAGGCATGTTTATAGCTAAAAATCCATATTAA
- the cofC gene encoding 2-phospho-L-lactate guanylyltransferase, which yields MEKTFAVIPVSKFTDAKTRLSPKLTPLERENLLKAMLKDVIGVLKGSVDNIIVISSDDDVLNFVNELGVETFKERGVTDLNGALTQAIQNYSNSCNNIFIVPSDVPLIKKSHVKEILNRSHEFDVVIAPSKGGGTNALLCPTSFCVKFGDYSFFEHIDEAELRGLTHSIYDSFYLSMDVNTAEDLGEIMLHGKGTNAREYLKKVQLKVKSNHGSERLDVSREATI from the coding sequence ATGGAAAAAACATTTGCTGTAATCCCAGTATCAAAATTTACAGATGCAAAAACAAGATTATCCCCTAAGCTAACGCCATTGGAACGTGAAAATTTATTAAAAGCCATGTTAAAAGATGTAATTGGAGTTTTAAAGGGATCAGTAGATAATATAATAGTTATAAGCTCCGATGATGATGTTTTAAATTTTGTAAACGAACTTGGCGTTGAAACTTTTAAAGAGAGAGGAGTTACCGATTTAAATGGCGCATTAACTCAGGCTATTCAAAACTATTCTAATTCTTGTAATAACATATTTATAGTACCCTCAGACGTGCCTTTAATTAAAAAAAGCCATGTTAAAGAAATATTAAATAGAAGCCATGAATTTGACGTTGTAATTGCCCCTTCCAAAGGAGGAGGTACTAATGCACTTCTATGCCCAACTTCTTTTTGTGTGAAATTTGGAGACTACAGTTTCTTTGAACATATAGATGAAGCGGAATTAAGAGGACTCACACACAGCATTTATGACTCATTCTATTTATCAATGGATGTAAATACGGCAGAAGATCTGGGCGAAATAATGTTACATGGAAAAGGAACTAATGCAAGAGAATATTTAAAGAAAGTACAGCTTAAAGTTAAATCCAACCACGGATCTGAAAGGTTAGATGTTAGCCGAGAGGCCACCATATGA
- a CDS encoding UPF0179 family protein, producing MITLIGKTLAEEGLKFMHYGASAECEACRFKSTCIDSLEEGRMYVVTEVKDTEHPCPVHDSGKVKVVEVERADIEALVDTKKAFEGSILTFEFPECDKECTMRELCFPEGLYVGDKCKIIKSIGKPANECINGLKLSLVLLK from the coding sequence ATGATAACGCTCATTGGAAAAACTCTTGCAGAAGAGGGGCTTAAATTCATGCATTATGGAGCTTCTGCAGAATGTGAAGCGTGTAGATTTAAAAGTACATGCATTGATTCTTTAGAAGAAGGAAGAATGTATGTAGTAACGGAGGTAAAAGACACAGAACATCCTTGTCCTGTACATGATAGTGGAAAAGTTAAAGTTGTTGAAGTGGAAAGAGCAGATATTGAAGCACTTGTCGATACTAAAAAAGCATTTGAAGGGTCTATACTTACATTTGAATTTCCTGAATGTGATAAAGAATGTACAATGAGGGAATTATGTTTTCCAGAAGGTTTATATGTGGGAGATAAGTGTAAAATAATTAAATCCATTGGAAAACCTGCTAATGAATGTATAAATGGATTAAAGCTTAGTTTAGTGCTTTTAAAATAA
- the rpiA gene encoding ribose-5-phosphate isomerase RpiA produces the protein MELKRNVGYAAAKLVEDGNIVGLGTGSTTLFFIEKLGKRIIEEELEILGIPTSYQSFLLAKENGIPVTTLEEHSIDIAVDGADEVDSSLNLIKGGGAAHTMEKIVDSAAAKFIVIVDDSKVVDKLGAFPVPVEVIPQACRTVSDHVKQFGGVPALRMGQRKGGPVITDNGNFVLDVKFDNIEDPAYLEKELNYIPGVVENGIFTEVADEVLVGSSEGIKSLKK, from the coding sequence ATGGAACTTAAACGAAATGTAGGATATGCTGCTGCAAAATTAGTTGAAGATGGAAATATAGTGGGACTTGGAACTGGATCCACTACTCTCTTTTTTATAGAGAAGCTTGGAAAAAGGATCATAGAGGAAGAACTTGAAATATTAGGTATTCCAACATCATACCAGTCTTTTTTACTTGCAAAGGAAAATGGAATCCCTGTAACTACCCTTGAAGAACATTCAATTGACATTGCAGTTGACGGTGCAGATGAAGTTGACAGCAGTTTAAACCTAATAAAAGGCGGTGGAGCAGCCCATACAATGGAAAAAATCGTTGACAGCGCTGCAGCTAAATTCATAGTTATTGTAGATGACTCAAAAGTAGTTGATAAACTTGGAGCATTCCCAGTACCTGTCGAAGTTATTCCTCAAGCCTGCAGAACAGTCAGTGATCATGTAAAACAGTTTGGAGGAGTTCCTGCTCTGCGAATGGGTCAAAGAAAAGGCGGGCCGGTTATAACAGATAACGGTAATTTTGTACTTGATGTTAAATTTGATAATATTGAAGATCCTGCATATCTAGAAAAAGAACTCAATTATATCCCCGGAGTTGTAGAAAATGGAATATTTACTGAAGTTGCAGATGAAGTTCTTGTAGGATCATCTGAAGGGATCAAGTCACTGAAAAAATAA
- the proS gene encoding proline--tRNA ligase → MTDFSEWFHNILEEAEIIDDRYPVKGMNVWQPQGFKIRKYTLEILRNILDKTHEEVLFPMLIPEDELAKEAIHVKGFEEEVYWITHGGLTELNKKLALRPTSETAMYPMFSLWVRSHTDLPMRFYQIVNTFRYETKHTRPLIRVREITTFKEAHTVHATEEECEEEVQNAVKIYKQFFDMLGIPYMISKRPQWDKFPGAKYTVAFDTILPDGKALQIGTVHNLDQTFAKTFDITYETEEGDHNYVYQTCYGISDRVIASIIGIHGDEKGLCLPPAVAPYQVVIVPIIFKKGAEEVLEFCRGVEAKLKSAGLRVHFDDRDIRAGKKFYEHEMRGVPIRMEIGPRDIENNNAVVFRRDKLEKDTISIESDDFIDEIKSTLDNITHDMREKAWKSFNKHLRDAETVEEAAREIEENMGIVTFHWCGDEACGKELEEKVRVDILGVRESKSETYKMPLTEITKEEIDSLQEEGAAARKCINCGKPSTCRTMIAKTY, encoded by the coding sequence ATGACAGATTTCAGTGAATGGTTCCATAATATCCTAGAAGAAGCAGAAATAATCGACGACAGATACCCTGTAAAAGGGATGAATGTTTGGCAACCACAAGGATTCAAAATAAGAAAATATACTTTAGAAATTCTTCGAAATATCTTAGACAAGACCCATGAAGAGGTACTCTTCCCAATGTTAATTCCTGAAGATGAACTTGCAAAGGAAGCGATACATGTCAAAGGTTTTGAAGAAGAAGTTTACTGGATTACACATGGAGGACTTACAGAACTGAATAAAAAACTTGCACTTAGACCTACAAGTGAAACTGCCATGTATCCAATGTTCTCATTATGGGTAAGATCCCATACTGATCTCCCTATGAGGTTTTACCAGATAGTTAACACATTTAGATACGAAACAAAACACACACGACCTTTAATAAGGGTCAGGGAAATTACCACATTTAAAGAAGCACATACTGTACACGCAACAGAAGAAGAATGTGAAGAAGAGGTACAGAATGCAGTTAAAATTTACAAGCAGTTCTTTGATATGCTCGGAATTCCTTACATGATTTCAAAGCGCCCGCAGTGGGACAAATTCCCGGGTGCTAAATATACAGTAGCATTTGATACTATTCTCCCTGATGGAAAAGCACTCCAGATTGGAACAGTACATAATCTTGACCAAACCTTTGCAAAGACATTTGATATAACTTATGAAACAGAAGAAGGAGACCATAACTATGTTTACCAAACATGTTACGGTATATCTGACAGAGTTATAGCATCAATTATAGGTATTCATGGAGATGAGAAAGGATTATGTTTACCACCAGCAGTTGCGCCTTATCAGGTTGTTATTGTACCAATTATATTTAAAAAAGGTGCTGAAGAGGTTTTAGAGTTCTGTAGAGGCGTAGAAGCTAAACTCAAGTCTGCAGGATTAAGGGTCCATTTTGATGATAGGGACATAAGAGCAGGCAAAAAATTCTATGAACACGAAATGAGAGGAGTTCCTATAAGAATGGAAATAGGCCCTCGTGATATTGAAAATAATAATGCAGTAGTCTTTAGAAGAGATAAGCTTGAAAAAGACACTATTTCAATTGAATCTGATGACTTTATAGATGAAATTAAATCCACATTAGACAATATAACTCATGATATGAGAGAAAAAGCATGGAAATCCTTCAACAAGCACTTAAGAGATGCTGAAACCGTTGAAGAAGCTGCTCGGGAAATTGAAGAAAACATGGGGATTGTCACATTCCACTGGTGCGGGGATGAAGCTTGTGGAAAAGAACTTGAGGAAAAAGTCCGAGTAGATATTCTTGGAGTTCGAGAAAGTAAATCAGAGACTTACAAAATGCCTTTAACCGAAATAACAAAAGAAGAGATAGATTCACTTCAAGAAGAAGGGGCAGCAGCACGTAAATGTATTAACTGCGGAAAGCCTTCAACATGCAGAACTATGATTGCAAAAACCTATTAA
- a CDS encoding universal stress protein, whose amino-acid sequence MYKKILLPTDGSESSKRAGEHAISLADVTGADIIVLNVIDVNYLQPSYLPSFREDLEKELRNEGKKAIARFEKDLEDIQCRGMCKNINFISKIDEGKPHEIILETMDKEDVDIVIMGASGRHGLDRVLVGSTTERVIRETRRPVLVVP is encoded by the coding sequence ATGTATAAAAAAATTTTGCTGCCTACAGACGGCTCAGAAAGTTCAAAAAGAGCGGGTGAACATGCAATATCTCTTGCAGATGTAACTGGTGCTGATATCATTGTATTGAACGTAATTGATGTTAACTATCTGCAGCCTTCTTACCTGCCGAGTTTTAGGGAAGATCTGGAAAAAGAATTAAGAAACGAAGGAAAAAAAGCTATTGCTAGATTTGAAAAGGATTTGGAAGATATCCAGTGCAGGGGAATGTGTAAAAACATTAATTTCATATCTAAAATAGATGAGGGAAAGCCGCATGAAATTATACTTGAAACTATGGATAAAGAAGATGTCGATATCGTGATCATGGGGGCTTCAGGCAGGCATGGTTTAGATAGGGTCTTAGTTGGAAGTACAACCGAAAGAGTAATAAGAGAAACAAGGCGCCCGGTTCTGGTAGTTCCGTAA
- a CDS encoding pseudomurein-binding repeat-containing protein — translation MGIGGGTIRKKLLFAVLLISSLLLMGIAGVSASDMGAAQTQAVNNSTVQNLSINQTVNSALQTNTKSTTQAVVNSTIKSTNNSQKQQTTVNTSVSSQKQYAAAGETKTTINSTSFTVSQITDAAARVKVYIETNHALPNYVTIGTTQVKMPDFLRMLTAGLLQLNNGTTTPITLKNVAAPAQSSENITSGNIYKSNYVDLAKRVKAFIDANGITPNYANTNLGKLRYESLIYAYSKILNYYQTNKVLPNYVSVKAWSTVTSVVSQARPVYITSDYINGATTDTNRINAIVNGLKALGINAYNAGLGANTHYSVLQNTSVPANALIVDIYGGADAGVIYEMGQSYYKKLVGTRKVFSVWMAPSSVNITGLAWLPRAHDDNYSPASFTGLAHPDQYLLNNGYNYIYSGDLNAIIAAIYKQATT, via the coding sequence TTGGGAATCGGAGGCGGTACAATAAGGAAAAAATTGTTATTTGCAGTCCTATTAATATCCAGTCTCTTATTGATGGGTATAGCTGGTGTAAGTGCATCAGACATGGGAGCTGCGCAAACACAGGCTGTTAATAACAGTACTGTGCAGAATTTAAGCATAAATCAAACAGTAAATAGTGCTTTACAGACAAATACTAAATCTACAACTCAAGCTGTGGTAAATTCAACTATAAAATCTACAAATAACAGTCAAAAACAGCAAACTACAGTAAATACCAGCGTTAGCAGTCAGAAACAATATGCTGCAGCAGGAGAAACAAAAACAACAATTAATTCAACAAGTTTTACTGTAAGTCAAATCACAGATGCAGCAGCCAGGGTCAAAGTATACATTGAAACCAACCATGCCCTTCCAAATTATGTGACAATTGGTACAACTCAAGTTAAAATGCCTGACTTCTTAAGAATGCTTACTGCAGGTTTACTACAGTTAAACAACGGAACAACAACACCTATAACTTTAAAAAATGTTGCTGCTCCTGCACAATCCAGTGAAAATATTACAAGTGGAAATATATACAAGTCCAATTATGTAGATCTTGCTAAGAGAGTTAAAGCATTTATAGATGCAAATGGTATAACACCGAATTATGCAAATACTAATCTTGGTAAATTAAGGTATGAATCCTTGATTTATGCATATTCAAAGATACTCAATTACTATCAAACAAACAAGGTACTACCAAATTACGTTTCGGTAAAAGCATGGTCAACAGTTACTTCAGTCGTATCACAGGCAAGACCTGTTTATATAACAAGTGATTACATAAACGGAGCAACAACTGATACAAATAGAATCAACGCTATTGTAAACGGTTTAAAAGCACTGGGAATAAATGCATATAACGCAGGTTTAGGTGCTAATACTCATTATTCAGTACTTCAAAATACAAGTGTACCTGCAAATGCTTTGATAGTGGATATATACGGTGGAGCAGATGCTGGTGTAATATATGAGATGGGACAAAGCTATTATAAGAAATTAGTTGGAACCAGAAAAGTATTCAGTGTATGGATGGCCCCGTCATCGGTTAATATAACTGGTTTAGCATGGCTGCCAAGGGCACATGATGATAATTATAGTCCAGCTAGTTTTACAGGACTGGCACACCCAGATCAATATCTGTTAAATAATGGATATAATTACATTTACTCTGGAGACCTGAATGCAATAATAGCTGCTATCTACAAACAAGCCACAACATAA
- the thiD gene encoding bifunctional hydroxymethylpyrimidine kinase/phosphomethylpyrimidine kinase, whose protein sequence is MIAMSIAGFDPSGGAGILNDIKTFSAFGVYGTAVITALTAQNINKVEGVQPVDVQFIKKQIDTVLEQEKIEFAKTGMLYSDEIIKAVAQKITEHDLKVVVDPVMIAGSGGHLSQKDFARSLKKYLLPVATLTTPNIHEAQEISGVKIESTEDSIEAALKIGETCNVVVTGGHLEGTDILFDGSINVIKGELVESNNTHGTGCTYSSAVVASLVKGNDMETAVKQAGKFVKKSIKYGSKGTLNQFWKCI, encoded by the coding sequence ATGATCGCGATGTCCATTGCTGGTTTTGACCCTTCAGGCGGTGCGGGGATTTTAAATGATATCAAAACTTTTTCTGCATTTGGTGTTTACGGAACTGCAGTAATAACAGCGCTTACTGCCCAAAATATAAATAAAGTTGAGGGAGTTCAACCAGTTGATGTGCAGTTTATTAAAAAACAAATTGATACCGTTTTAGAACAGGAAAAAATTGAATTTGCGAAAACTGGAATGCTTTACTCTGATGAAATCATAAAAGCAGTTGCCCAAAAGATTACGGAACATGATTTAAAGGTAGTGGTTGATCCTGTAATGATCGCAGGCTCTGGAGGGCACCTGTCCCAAAAAGACTTTGCCAGATCTCTAAAAAAGTATCTTCTACCTGTTGCTACATTAACCACCCCTAATATACATGAAGCCCAGGAAATTTCAGGAGTTAAAATAGAGAGTACAGAAGATTCCATAGAGGCTGCACTTAAAATTGGGGAAACCTGTAATGTTGTAGTTACTGGAGGGCATCTTGAAGGAACTGACATACTTTTTGATGGTTCAATTAATGTTATAAAAGGAGAACTTGTTGAAAGTAACAATACCCACGGCACTGGCTGTACTTATTCTTCTGCAGTTGTGGCATCCCTTGTAAAGGGAAATGATATGGAAACCGCTGTTAAACAGGCTGGAAAATTTGTAAAAAAAAGCATTAAATATGGAAGTAAGGGAACGCTAAATCAATTCTGGAAATGTATTTAA
- a CDS encoding ACT domain-containing protein, with product MKLKQVSIFLENKKGRLWNALSILRESGMNIRALSIADTSEFGILRIIVPDPEKAKKALEAGNFVVKITDVIAVEVSDTPGGLEGILETLNKSNTNVEYIYAFVEKKAEKAVVVLRTEDIDEGIAALKEGGAAVISPEEVYEL from the coding sequence ATGAAATTAAAACAGGTATCTATATTTTTGGAAAATAAAAAAGGGAGACTATGGAACGCGCTGAGTATCTTAAGAGAATCAGGGATGAATATACGTGCTCTCTCAATTGCAGATACATCTGAGTTTGGGATTTTAAGAATTATAGTTCCTGATCCTGAAAAGGCAAAAAAAGCACTTGAAGCTGGCAATTTTGTAGTTAAAATAACTGATGTAATTGCCGTAGAGGTTTCAGATACTCCAGGTGGACTTGAAGGAATTCTTGAAACATTAAATAAATCAAACACTAACGTGGAATATATATATGCCTTTGTTGAAAAGAAAGCAGAAAAAGCTGTAGTTGTACTGCGTACTGAAGACATCGATGAAGGTATCGCCGCTTTAAAAGAAGGTGGAGCTGCAGTTATTTCACCTGAAGAAGTCTATGAACTGTAA
- a CDS encoding NAD(P)-dependent glycerol-1-phosphate dehydrogenase, whose product MDFRKIQLPREIHTGEGVIEETGSICKDLMFKDKVLVVSGPNTLKIAGEKAIESLQNEDFDVETFIIDNASKSAVLEVQDASKDVSVVLGIGGGRVIDVAKLAATRNNIQFISAPTAASHDGIASPRASIKNEKGSVSLEAQSPIGVIADTEIISQAPFRLLAAGCGDIVSNYTAVLDWKLSYRLLNEYYSDSASALSLMTAKMTLEASDAIKEGHVESAALVVKALISSGMAISIAGTSRPASGSEHKFSHALDIVAPKPALHGEQCGIGTIMMMYLHGGDWKYIRDTLRTIKAPTTARELKLDPEYIIEALTMAHTIRRERYTILGDRGLTKEAAEELATATGVI is encoded by the coding sequence ATGGACTTTAGGAAAATCCAACTACCACGAGAAATTCATACGGGCGAAGGAGTAATTGAAGAAACAGGTTCTATTTGTAAGGATCTCATGTTTAAAGATAAAGTTCTGGTGGTAAGCGGGCCAAATACCCTCAAGATAGCTGGAGAAAAGGCTATAGAAAGCCTTCAAAATGAAGATTTCGATGTTGAAACTTTTATAATTGATAATGCATCAAAATCAGCTGTTTTAGAAGTTCAAGATGCATCAAAAGATGTATCTGTGGTCTTAGGAATTGGTGGAGGTAGGGTAATAGATGTTGCAAAACTGGCGGCAACTCGAAATAACATTCAATTTATAAGTGCCCCAACTGCAGCTTCTCACGATGGAATTGCTTCACCAAGAGCTTCTATAAAGAATGAAAAAGGATCAGTATCTCTTGAAGCCCAATCACCAATTGGTGTTATTGCAGATACAGAAATTATAAGCCAGGCCCCATTTAGGCTTCTTGCAGCCGGATGTGGAGATATAGTATCAAATTACACTGCAGTATTAGATTGGAAATTATCTTACAGGCTATTAAATGAATATTACAGTGATTCAGCATCTGCATTATCACTTATGACAGCTAAAATGACTTTAGAAGCTTCCGATGCAATAAAAGAGGGCCATGTAGAAAGTGCTGCTCTTGTTGTTAAGGCGCTCATAAGCAGCGGAATGGCTATAAGTATTGCAGGGACAAGCAGGCCTGCAAGTGGATCTGAACACAAGTTCAGCCATGCTTTAGATATTGTTGCACCTAAACCAGCATTACATGGGGAACAGTGTGGTATAGGTACTATAATGATGATGTATCTCCATGGTGGGGATTGGAAATATATAAGGGACACTTTGAGGACTATAAAAGCTCCAACAACTGCACGTGAGCTAAAATTAGATCCAGAATATATTATTGAGGCATTAACTATGGCCCATACAATTAGAAGGGAAAGGTATACTATTTTGGGAGATAGAGGGCTTACAAAAGAAGCTGCTGAAGAACTTGCAACTGCAACTGGCGTAATATAA
- a CDS encoding ARPP-1 family domain-containing protein, translating to MNIRVVSLVLVVLVFALISGMISYSVSSGVSLKDAYASGKITVVQQTAAGTVPHQVMITNNASKSVKVKKGDVLSSTVSQDLVIAEDKIIASNSNATVKAYCLNPSQRAVVGAKLLPTNTTYSAITRVISSSNPSNSQSAMDAQLQIWIIASEGNLNPYTGEPVAVVDNNNITWSEFRQDIANAKSDVMSTFNVTESNIKNLNQTQSNSGSTSSWIDNTISWIKESI from the coding sequence ATGAATATAAGAGTTGTAAGCCTTGTATTAGTAGTTTTAGTATTTGCATTAATCTCTGGAATGATAAGTTACTCAGTATCTAGTGGAGTATCTCTAAAGGACGCATATGCCAGTGGAAAGATCACAGTAGTTCAGCAAACTGCAGCAGGTACGGTTCCTCATCAAGTTATGATAACAAATAATGCAAGCAAATCGGTTAAAGTGAAGAAAGGAGACGTACTTTCAAGTACAGTATCTCAAGATCTTGTAATTGCTGAAGATAAAATAATAGCATCAAATTCAAATGCAACTGTAAAGGCATATTGTCTAAATCCATCTCAAAGGGCAGTCGTAGGTGCGAAATTATTACCTACAAACACCACATACAGCGCGATAACTCGTGTAATAAGCAGTTCAAATCCATCAAACTCTCAAAGTGCTATGGACGCCCAACTTCAAATATGGATAATTGCATCGGAAGGCAACTTGAATCCATATACTGGAGAACCAGTGGCCGTTGTGGATAATAACAATATTACATGGTCAGAGTTCCGCCAGGATATAGCCAATGCCAAAAGTGATGTTATGAGTACATTCAACGTTACAGAAAGCAATATCAAAAATTTAAATCAAACACAATCAAACAGTGGATCAACCTCATCATGGATAGACAATACTATAAGTTGGATAAAAGAATCAATATAA
- a CDS encoding universal stress protein — MYKKILLPIDGSECAERAGGHAIWTSNVSGADIVVLYVVDTYFLRSAYLPNFRGELYDSLQKEGEKVVERFRKKLEESQCEGLCKGVKLKTEVTGGKPYEEILDAIRLENIDVVFMGSTGKHGCQKSSTFEGLNRTLFGSTTDRVLRSAKVPVVVVP; from the coding sequence ATGTACAAGAAAATATTACTGCCAATAGATGGATCGGAATGTGCAGAAAGGGCAGGAGGACACGCAATATGGACTTCCAATGTAAGTGGTGCTGATATTGTTGTTTTATATGTTGTTGACACTTATTTCTTGAGGTCCGCATATCTGCCAAATTTTAGAGGGGAATTATATGATAGTTTACAGAAGGAAGGAGAAAAGGTAGTAGAACGTTTTAGGAAAAAGCTGGAAGAAAGTCAATGTGAAGGTTTATGTAAAGGGGTCAAATTAAAAACTGAAGTCACTGGTGGAAAACCATATGAAGAAATTCTTGATGCTATCCGGCTGGAAAACATTGATGTAGTATTTATGGGTTCTACTGGTAAGCACGGCTGTCAAAAATCGTCGACTTTTGAGGGTCTAAATCGAACTTTATTTGGAAGTACTACAGATAGGGTACTGAGATCAGCAAAAGTTCCAGTTGTTGTAGTTCCATAA